A window of Trueperaceae bacterium genomic DNA:
CCGGGCCGGCGGTCGGGCGCCCTAGGGCGCCGACGCCCCGGACATCCTCACTCGTCCCACTCGGCGCCCTCCAGCAGGTCGAGCAGCAGCTCCCTTATCGCCCAGAAGGTCGCGGGCTCCACGCCGGCGTCGGCGCGCACCACCTTCGTCTCGTCCGGCCAGTCGACGAGGACGTACGAGGTGGGGTTGTCGAGGAACGAAGACGCGTAGGTGTCGTCCAGCTCCGCGAACCCGGCCTCCTCGACGAGGCGCATGACCTGGCGCAGCCGTCCCGCGTCGACACGGCCGGAGTGCTCGCCCAGTCGCTCGACGTTCGCCTCCCCGACGTACGTGAACCGCCCGTCCGCCGAGAAGATCGCCGTGAAGGTCGGGCAGCCCACCAGGCAGTTCGTCATCTCCACGCCGATGCGGGTCACCCTGGGCGCGGGCGGCGTCGGCGCCGCGCCCGCGCGCCCGGGGGCGCACCTGGCGCCGGGGGGCGCCTCGCAGGGCGGCTCGCCTGCCGCCTGAGCCGCCGGCTCGCCGGCGGCCAGGACCCGGTGCAGCACCGCGAGCTCGCCCGCGGCGGCGTGCGCCCCGAGGACGAGCACGACGAGGAGAGCCAGCGCCGGGACGAGCCGACGCGCCGAGCGGGGACGTGCGGCCGAGTTCTTCATGAGACCATGCTGCCACGACCCGAGCCTCGCCGTTCATGGTGCCCCGGTGAAAAGGCCTTCACCGACGCGGCGTGAAGCTTGTGGAAGGCCGGACCGCGAACTTGTGGCACACTTCACGTCAGCGAGGCTGGAAGCCATGACGCCACCCGGCTCGGCGACCGTGCGCGGCCGGAGACGGGCGGCCGCCCGTCTTCCCATGCCCGGCAACGGCCGGGACACCGCCACATGGCCTCGCGGTCGGAAGGGGTCTAGATGAAGTCCATTCGCCTCACGTGGCCGGTGGCGCTCATCGCGCTGCTGGTCGTCGCCTGCGGCGGTCCGGGACCGACAGAGCCGACCGCCATGTTCTCCGACGCCGACCTCGAGGCGGCGGAGACGTTGAGCGTCGCGCGACAGGTGACGCTGCCTCAGGGCGACGCGAGCGCGACCCTGAGCGCGCCCTTGATCACCCGCGACGACCTGACGGCAGGCGGCCCACGCGCCACGCTCTCCCTCGACTCGAACAGGAAGGGACGCGGCGGCGTCGACGACCTCGGCGGCTACGTCGCCTACGTCCGCCAGGACGGCGCGTTCTACTCGATCCACCTCGTCGACCTCGACGACGAGGACTCGCCGGAGTCCGACGGCGAGCGCGTCGTCTACCGGGGCAGGAGGCCCATCGAGTCGGTGTCCGTCAACCGCGCCGGCACGCGCATGGCGTTCATCGCCCAGTCCCACGCCGGCGACAACGACGTCTTCCTGCTCGACACCGAGAGGGGCCGCATCCAGCGGACGCGCACGCCCGACGTGAACGAGACGCACATGTCGATGGCGCTCGACGGCATCTCCGTCGCGTGGCAGGGCGGCACGTCAGACGCGCCGAGCATCGTCTGGTACCACGTCTTCGCCGGCGGGCTGGAGATCACGCCGGAGGTGTGGGAGGCGCTCTACGGCGCCCCGCTCCACGCCACGCAGCCGTCGCTAGCGGGCAACGGCACGTCGATAACGTTCTACGAGACGAGCGGCGGCCTCGCCCAGCTCATCGGCCAGCCGGCGGTGGGCAGCCTGGCGGTGCTCGACCTCGTCCTCGACGAGTGGGACGTCACGGCCCTGGACCTCGGGGTCCTCTACCTCTCCACCGACCTGTCGTGGCCGAGCCTCTCCTACGCCGGTGACAGGGTCCTCTTCTACGAGGTCTTCAACGGCACCCCGTTCCTCTCGATGATCGACCTCGAGGCGCAGGTGCTCATCGACCTGCTCGCCGGCACCGAGCTGGAACACCCCTACCTCACGGCCGACGGCGACCACGTGGCCCTGGGCTTCGGCGGCGACGTCTGGGCCGGCCCCATCGACGGCGCCATCCTGCCCCTCACCAGCGACCCTGACACCGTCGACAGCGCCAGCTACTGGGCGCGCGGCAACTTCACCTCGTACGCGGGCACCAACACCCAGGGCACGTTCGTCCGCCCCGGCGGCGACGGGCTCACCGACGAGCAGCGCACCGTCGGCTTCCACGCCTTCGAGTTCAAGCCCATCACCAGCGACTTCTACGCGATCGAGAGCGTGCAGGACTACGACGGCTACCTGCTCCTCTACGAGGGCTCGTTCGACCCGT
This region includes:
- a CDS encoding DUF6438 domain-containing protein produces the protein MKNSAARPRSARRLVPALALLVVLVLGAHAAAGELAVLHRVLAAGEPAAQAAGEPPCEAPPGARCAPGRAGAAPTPPAPRVTRIGVEMTNCLVGCPTFTAIFSADGRFTYVGEANVERLGEHSGRVDAGRLRQVMRLVEEAGFAELDDTYASSFLDNPTSYVLVDWPDETKVVRADAGVEPATFWAIRELLLDLLEGAEWDE